Genomic segment of Microbacterium sp. M28:
GGCATCCCCTGTGCGACCCACGTCGACCTCCTTCCTGAAATCGTACCGGCCCGGCGTCACCGCACGGCGCCGACCCAGATGCCGGATGCCCAGGCCTGCTGAGCCGGATCGCACCCCACGGACCCCGGATACCCGCGCACGACCGCCATGCAGTTGGCCAGGAACTCCGGATCGCCGCCGAACATGTCCCGATAGGCGCGCGAATCGTTCAGCGTCCCCCACACGCGGAACTGGTGGATGTGCGCGAGCTCGTGCGCCATCGCCCAGTTCAGCCGGCCCTCGCTCCACGTCGCGACGTCGGCACGGTACTTGATGAACCCGTCGCTGTTCGCGCACGCGGGCGCCGTGCCGCCGGCGCACGACGACGACTCGAACAGGCCGACCCCGCCGCCGCCGACGAGGTCCAGCGCCGCGCGCACCCTGGCGTACCCGTCCGGTCCGCTCGCCGCCCACGACGCTCCCGTGGCGGATGAGGATGCCACCTGCCCCCGATCCCAGGCAGCCACGTCCTGATCCACCTTCGTGGTCAGCGCCTGGATCGTCGCGGTCGCCGCGGCGATCGTCTCCGGGGCGCGGCGCTCGGCGAGGACGGTCTGCTGGGCCGATACGGCGGCGACCCGCTCATCGCTGACGTCCACCTTGCCCTGCGCGTTCTCGAACGCGGCGGCCAGGGCGGTGAGCTGGTCGACGAACGCGGGGCGCGCGTCGGCCAGCGCCTGAAGCGCGTCCCGCTGGTCCTCCGCCAACGCGATCGTGCCGCTGAGGTAATGCGTGCGATCTTCGGCGGCATCCGCCTGCGCGGCCACCTCGCCGGCCTGAGCGAGCAGCTCCTCGCGCTGCCCCTCCAGCTCGGCGGCCCTGGCCGAGAGCCCCGCCCCCAGCAGCACCCCGGCGGCCACCGCGACCGCGATGACGCGTCGCAGCTTCACTCGAGGAACCCCTCGGTGTCGGCCAGCCGCTCTTCGAGCTCCGCGACCGCGAGACGCAGCGGCGCGAGCTCCTCCGCCAGCTCTCGGTTGGCCGCGCGTGCCGAATCGAGCCGCGCTCCGGCATCCTCCAGCTGAGTCCGCGCCTGATCCACGGCGTCCTGACGCTGCTGGTCCGCCAGCACCACCGCGCCTGCCCCGGCGAGGAGCAGCACCCCACCGAGCACGAACGAGAGGATACGCATCGCGGTGCCCGTCTCAGTCCGGCGACCGGGACGGTTCGCGCAGCCGGCGCTCGGCCGCATCCCGCCCGCGGGCGAGATGACGCGGCAGCACGTCCCGGACCAGCGGCACATCCCGCGCTTCGATCGCCGCGAAGAGCGCCTCGTGATCGGCCAGCATCTCGGCGAGGTTCTCGTACTGACCGAACAGCCACCGCAGCCGCGTCGTGAAGACGGCGACGAGTTCCCTCAGCATGTCGTTGTCCGCCATCGTCGTCGCGGTTTCGTGGAACTCGCCCGCTGCGGCACGCGCCGCGAGGACGTCGCCCTCCGCGACCGCGGCCCGCTCCTGCTCGAGTGCGGCCCTCATCCTGGCGATGCCGCTCTCGTCGTGACGCGCGGCCGCGAACTCGAAGATCAGCGTCTCGAGCGCCTCGCGCACTTCGGCGAAGTCCTGGATGTCGCGCTCGCTGAACTCGCGGACCACCGCCCACGACCGCGGGCGTGCGACGACGATGCCCTCGCCGACCAGTGCGCGGATCGCCTCGCGAACGGGCAACCGGGAGACGTTCAGCTCGGCGGCGATGTCGCGCTCGATCAGGCGGGATCCGGGGGCGCGGCGTCCGAGCATGATGTCGTTGCGGAGCAGACGCGTCACGCGCGCCGATTCCAGCTCTGCACCCCCCGCCCCCGCCATGGATGGATTCTCCCACCTGACCGGGGATTGCACCACTCTGGTATCCCAGAGCGGGCTCGAGGCGTCAGACCGCGGTGAGTCGTCCGTTCGGGAGGATGCCGATCGCCACCGGCAGCCCGCGCTGATTCGACCACTCGCTCCACGAACCCGGATAGACCACGGCGCGGATTCCGGCTCGGTCGAGCGCGAGCGCCGTGTGCATGGCCGCGACACCGGAACCGCAGTAGACAGCCACCTCGGTGTCCGGCCGCACCCCGACGCTGGCGAAGACGCGACGCAGGGCGTCCGGATGCCGCAGACGCCCGTCCCCGTCGACGACAGCCATAGCGGGCAGATTGATCGCACCAGGGATGTGCCCGCCGACCGGATCCAGTGAGGTCTGCGCGCCGCTGTACTGCTCCGGCGTGCGGACATCGAGCAGGATGCCGGAGCGGGCGAACGCCTCGATCTCCTCCCGTCCGATCTGGCCCTCCTCCGAGGCCGTGAGCACGACATCGCCCTGCTCGGGCAGAACGTCCCCCGACTCCAGCGGCAGCCCTTCGGCGACCCATGCCCTGATACCTCCGTCCAGCACCCGAACGTCGACGCCTGCGCGGCGCAGCAGCCACCACAGCCGAGCGGCCGCCACTGAGCGGTTGTCGTCGTACGCGACGGCGATGTCCTCGTCGTGCAGGCCCCACCCTCGGGCGGCGACCTGCAGGGTCTCGATCGCGGGCAGCGGATGCCTCCCCCGCTCCGGCTGCCCGCGGTCGGCGAGTTCGTGTTCGAGGTCGACGTACACGGCACCGGGGAGGTGGGCGCTGACGTACTCGGGCCGCCCCTCCGGACGGTCCAAGCGCCAGCGCACGTCGAGGATCCGCACGGTCGGACCCTCACCGTGTTCGGCGCGTCGCTGAAGATGGATCAGCTGCGCCGGGCTGACGAGATTGCTCATGGCCCCATGATCCGCGTGCCGGCTCGGGCCGTCACGGGACGGTGACACCGCGCTTCACGTGACGACACACGGCGTCATACGGCATCGGCCGTTCGCGACAGCATCTGGAACTCGCACCCCCGTTACTGCGATACTCGCCTCATATCGCCGATGACAGGCTCGCCACTCACCGGCAGCGAGGAGCGGGCATGGAAGAGAGCACGGCGACCCGTGGGGCGACACGCAGATG
This window contains:
- a CDS encoding GntR family transcriptional regulator, coding for MAGAGGAELESARVTRLLRNDIMLGRRAPGSRLIERDIAAELNVSRLPVREAIRALVGEGIVVARPRSWAVVREFSERDIQDFAEVREALETLIFEFAAARHDESGIARMRAALEQERAAVAEGDVLAARAAAGEFHETATTMADNDMLRELVAVFTTRLRWLFGQYENLAEMLADHEALFAAIEARDVPLVRDVLPRHLARGRDAAERRLREPSRSPD
- a CDS encoding sulfurtransferase: MSNLVSPAQLIHLQRRAEHGEGPTVRILDVRWRLDRPEGRPEYVSAHLPGAVYVDLEHELADRGQPERGRHPLPAIETLQVAARGWGLHDEDIAVAYDDNRSVAAARLWWLLRRAGVDVRVLDGGIRAWVAEGLPLESGDVLPEQGDVVLTASEEGQIGREEIEAFARSGILLDVRTPEQYSGAQTSLDPVGGHIPGAINLPAMAVVDGDGRLRHPDALRRVFASVGVRPDTEVAVYCGSGVAAMHTALALDRAGIRAVVYPGSWSEWSNQRGLPVAIGILPNGRLTAV